A genomic stretch from Anticarsia gemmatalis isolate Benzon Research Colony breed Stoneville strain chromosome 26, ilAntGemm2 primary, whole genome shotgun sequence includes:
- the LOC142984230 gene encoding uncharacterized protein LOC142984230 encodes MQFIGFLVLLFAININAARLPDQSLGLLSKVLGKKTGSPLILIVNSDGNVQSFDTATNKHRTSSHATRGSKPSFKASDQKSNSNSRLSQLRLLAKLLEGLKEPLRAGCGKEDSCEEKTPKPCETNDDPCEASDECENSCEPKCDVSTKGPEWKECKKPAQQCYSG; translated from the exons ATGCAGTTTATCGGGTTTTTGGTGCTTTTATTCGctatt AATATCAATGCAGCGAGGCTTCCAGATCAATCGCTGGGACTCCTTTCAAAAGTTCTTGGGAAGAAAACTGGCAGTCCATTGATTTTGATCGTGAATTCGGATGGAAATGTCCAGTCTTTCGATACCGCGACCAACAAACATCGTACTAGCTCTCATGCGACTCGTGGATCTAAACCATCCTTCAAAGCATCCGATCAGAAG tCGAACAGCAATTCGAGGCTAAGTCAACTCCGTCTACTGGCTAAGCTTCTGGAAGGGCTAAAAGAACCGTTGCGTGCCGGCTGCGGTAAGGAAGACTCTTGTGAAGAAAAAACACCAAAGCCTTGTGAGACTAACGACGATCCATGCGAAGCATCTGACGAGTGTGAGAACAGCTGCGAGCCAAAATGCGACGTGTCTACCAAAGGTCCTGAATGGAAGGAATGCAAGAAACCAGCTCAACAATGCTATTCGGGATAA